The following are from one region of the Erwinia billingiae Eb661 genome:
- the rpoC gene encoding DNA-directed RNA polymerase subunit beta', whose translation MKDLLKFLKAQTKTEEFSAIKIALASPDMIRSWSFGEVKKPETINYRTFKPERDGLFCARIFGPVKDYECLCGKYKRLKHRGVICEKCGVEVTQTKVRRERMGHIELASPTAHIWFLKSLPSRIGLLLDMPLRDIERVLYFESYVVVEGGMTNLERRQILTEEQYLDALEEFGDEFDAKMGAEAIQALLKNMDLEQECETLREELTETNSETKRKKLTKRIKLLEAFVQSGNKPEWMILTVLPVLPPDLRPLVPLDGGRFATSDLNDLYRRVINRNNRLKRLLDLAAPDIIVRNEKRMLQEAVDALLDNGRRGRAITGSNKRPLKSLADMIKGKQGRFRQNLLGKRVDYSGRSVITVGPYLRLHQCGLPKKMALELFKPFIYGKLELRGLATTIKAAKKMVEREEAIVWDILDEVIREHPVLLNRAPTLHRLGIQAFEPVLIEGKAIQLHPLVCAAYNADFDGDQMAVHVPLTLEAQLEARALMMSTNNILSPANGEPIIVPSQDVVLGLYYMTRDCVNAKGEGMVLTGPKEAERVYRAGLASLHARVKVRITEHEKNEQDEWVAKTSIIDTTIGRAILWMIVPKGLPYSIVNQALGKKAISKMLNTCYRILGLKPTVIFADQTMYTGFAYAARSGASVGIDDMVIPEKKVEIITEAEAEVAEIQQQFQSGLVTAGERYNKVIDIWAAANERVAKAMMENLSTEVVINRDGEEERQVSFNSIFMMADSGARGSAAQIRQLAGMRGLMAKPDGSIIETPITANFREGLNVLQYFISTHGARKGLADTALKTANSGYLTRRLVDVAQDLVVTEDDCGTHEGIMMTPVIEGGDVKEPLRERVLGRVTAEDVIKPGTADILLPRNTLLHEQQCDLLEEHSVDSLKVRSVVGCETDFGVCAHCYGRDLARGHIINKGEAIGVIAAQSIGEPGTQLTMRTFHIGGAASRAAAESSIQVKNKGTLKLINAKSVTNSAGKLVITSRNVELKMIDEFGRTKESYKVPYGSTMAKGDGEQVAAGETVANWDPHTMPVITEVSGFIRFTDMIDGQTITRQTDDLTGLSSLVILDSAERTAGGKDLRPALKIVDANGNDVMIPGSDMPAQYFLPGKAIVQLEDGIKISSGDTLARVPQESGGTKDITGGLPRVADLFEARRPKEPAILAEISGIISFGKETKGKRRLVITPIDGSDHYEEMIPKWRQLNVFEGERVERGDVVSDGPESPHDILRLRGVHAVTRYITNEVQEVYRLQGVKINDKHIEVIVRQMLRKATIASAGSADFLDGEQVEFSRVKIANRELEANGKIAATFARDLLGITKASLATESFISAASFQETTRVLTEAAVAGKRDELRGLKENVIVGRLIPAGTGYAYHQDRMRRKAAGETPVVPQVTADEASASLAELLNASMGGKDD comes from the coding sequence GCCTCGCCAGACATGATCCGTTCATGGTCTTTTGGTGAAGTTAAAAAGCCAGAAACCATCAACTACCGTACGTTCAAACCAGAACGTGACGGGCTTTTCTGTGCGCGTATTTTCGGGCCGGTAAAAGACTATGAGTGCCTGTGCGGTAAGTACAAGCGCCTGAAACACCGTGGTGTGATCTGTGAGAAGTGTGGCGTTGAAGTTACACAGACCAAGGTTCGCCGTGAGCGCATGGGCCACATTGAGTTGGCATCACCTACTGCGCACATCTGGTTCCTGAAATCGCTGCCTTCGCGCATCGGTTTGCTGCTGGATATGCCACTGCGTGACATCGAGCGCGTGCTGTACTTCGAATCATACGTTGTGGTTGAAGGCGGCATGACCAACCTCGAGCGTCGTCAGATCCTGACTGAAGAGCAGTATCTGGATGCGCTGGAAGAGTTCGGTGACGAATTCGACGCGAAGATGGGTGCGGAAGCTATTCAGGCCCTGTTGAAAAACATGGATCTGGAGCAGGAATGCGAGACGCTGCGTGAAGAGCTGACCGAAACCAACTCCGAAACCAAACGCAAAAAACTGACCAAGCGTATCAAGCTGCTGGAAGCGTTCGTTCAGTCTGGTAACAAGCCAGAGTGGATGATCCTGACCGTGCTGCCTGTACTGCCACCGGATCTGCGTCCGCTGGTACCGCTGGACGGCGGTCGTTTCGCTACGTCGGATCTGAACGATCTGTATCGTCGCGTGATCAACCGTAACAACCGTCTGAAACGCCTGCTGGATCTGGCTGCGCCAGATATCATCGTACGTAACGAAAAACGTATGTTGCAGGAAGCGGTCGATGCGCTGTTGGATAACGGCCGTCGCGGTCGTGCGATCACCGGTTCTAACAAGCGTCCTCTGAAATCTTTGGCCGATATGATCAAAGGTAAGCAGGGTCGTTTCCGTCAGAACTTGCTGGGTAAACGTGTCGACTACTCTGGTCGTTCGGTTATCACCGTCGGTCCATACCTGCGTCTGCACCAGTGTGGTCTGCCGAAGAAAATGGCACTGGAGCTGTTCAAACCGTTTATCTACGGCAAGCTGGAACTGCGTGGTCTTGCTACCACCATTAAAGCTGCCAAGAAAATGGTTGAGCGTGAAGAAGCTATCGTTTGGGATATCCTCGACGAAGTGATCCGCGAACACCCGGTCCTGCTGAACCGTGCACCAACTCTGCACCGTCTGGGCATCCAGGCATTTGAGCCAGTACTGATCGAAGGTAAAGCTATCCAGCTGCACCCGTTGGTTTGTGCGGCTTATAACGCCGACTTCGATGGTGACCAGATGGCTGTTCACGTACCGCTGACGCTGGAAGCCCAGCTGGAAGCGCGTGCGTTGATGATGTCTACCAACAACATCCTGTCTCCAGCGAACGGTGAGCCAATCATCGTTCCTTCTCAGGACGTTGTATTGGGTCTGTACTACATGACCCGCGACTGTGTTAACGCCAAAGGCGAAGGCATGGTGCTGACTGGCCCGAAAGAAGCTGAGCGTGTTTACCGCGCCGGTCTGGCCTCTCTGCACGCTCGTGTGAAAGTCCGTATCACCGAGCACGAAAAGAACGAGCAGGATGAGTGGGTTGCTAAAACCAGCATCATTGATACCACCATTGGTCGCGCCATTCTCTGGATGATCGTGCCTAAAGGTTTGCCGTACTCTATCGTCAACCAGGCGCTGGGCAAAAAAGCGATCTCCAAGATGCTGAACACCTGTTACCGCATCCTGGGCTTGAAGCCGACCGTTATCTTTGCGGACCAGACCATGTACACCGGTTTTGCCTATGCAGCGCGCTCAGGTGCGTCAGTAGGTATCGACGACATGGTCATCCCAGAGAAGAAAGTGGAAATCATCACCGAAGCGGAAGCAGAAGTGGCTGAGATCCAGCAGCAGTTCCAGTCTGGTCTGGTTACCGCTGGCGAACGCTATAACAAAGTGATCGATATCTGGGCTGCGGCCAACGAACGCGTTGCTAAAGCGATGATGGAAAACCTGTCTACCGAAGTGGTTATCAACCGTGACGGTGAAGAAGAGCGTCAGGTTTCCTTCAACAGCATCTTTATGATGGCTGACTCCGGTGCGCGTGGTTCTGCAGCACAGATTCGTCAGCTGGCCGGTATGCGTGGTCTGATGGCTAAGCCAGATGGCTCAATCATCGAGACGCCAATTACCGCGAACTTCCGTGAAGGTCTGAACGTACTCCAGTACTTCATCTCCACGCACGGTGCACGTAAAGGTCTTGCGGATACCGCACTGAAAACAGCTAACTCCGGTTACCTGACCCGTCGTCTGGTTGACGTGGCACAGGATCTGGTTGTCACTGAAGACGATTGTGGTACCCACGAAGGCATCATGATGACCCCGGTTATCGAGGGTGGTGATGTTAAAGAGCCACTGCGTGAGCGTGTTCTGGGTCGTGTGACGGCTGAAGATGTGATCAAGCCGGGTACTGCTGACATTCTGCTGCCACGCAACACCCTGCTGCACGAACAGCAGTGTGACCTGTTGGAAGAGCACTCTGTTGACAGCCTGAAAGTCCGTTCGGTAGTAGGTTGCGAAACTGACTTCGGTGTGTGTGCACACTGTTATGGACGCGATCTGGCACGTGGTCACATCATCAACAAAGGTGAGGCCATCGGCGTTATCGCAGCACAGTCCATCGGTGAGCCGGGTACCCAGCTGACGATGCGTACGTTCCACATCGGTGGTGCGGCATCTCGTGCGGCTGCTGAATCCAGCATCCAGGTGAAGAACAAAGGTACGCTGAAACTGATCAATGCCAAGTCGGTAACCAACTCCGCTGGCAAGCTGGTGATCACCTCGCGTAACGTTGAACTGAAAATGATCGACGAATTTGGTCGTACCAAAGAGAGCTATAAAGTTCCTTACGGTTCAACCATGGCGAAAGGCGACGGCGAGCAGGTTGCAGCGGGCGAGACCGTAGCAAACTGGGATCCGCACACCATGCCAGTGATCACCGAAGTGAGCGGTTTCATTCGCTTCACTGACATGATCGACGGCCAGACCATTACCCGTCAGACAGATGACCTTACCGGTCTTTCTTCTCTGGTGATCCTGGACAGTGCTGAACGTACTGCCGGTGGTAAAGATCTGCGTCCAGCGCTGAAAATTGTTGATGCGAACGGCAACGATGTGATGATCCCAGGCTCCGATATGCCTGCTCAGTACTTCCTGCCGGGTAAAGCAATTGTGCAGCTGGAAGATGGTATCAAGATCAGTTCTGGTGACACCCTGGCACGTGTACCGCAGGAATCTGGCGGTACCAAGGACATCACCGGTGGTCTGCCACGCGTTGCTGACCTGTTCGAAGCCCGTCGTCCGAAAGAGCCGGCAATCCTGGCTGAAATCAGCGGCATCATTTCCTTCGGTAAAGAAACCAAAGGGAAACGTCGTCTGGTTATCACCCCGATTGATGGCAGCGATCATTACGAAGAGATGATCCCGAAATGGCGTCAGCTGAACGTGTTCGAAGGTGAACGTGTTGAACGTGGTGATGTTGTTTCCGATGGCCCTGAGTCTCCACATGACATTCTGCGTCTGCGTGGCGTGCATGCGGTGACCCGTTACATCACTAACGAAGTGCAGGAAGTTTACCGTCTGCAAGGCGTTAAGATTAACGATAAGCACATCGAAGTCATCGTGCGTCAGATGTTGCGTAAAGCAACCATCGCAAGTGCAGGAAGTGCAGACTTCCTGGACGGTGAGCAGGTTGAGTTCTCACGCGTTAAAATTGCTAACCGTGAGCTCGAAGCCAACGGCAAAATCGCAGCGACCTTCGCACGCGATCTGCTGGGTATCACCAAAGCGTCTCTGGCGACCGAGTCCTTCATCTCTGCGGCCTCGTTCCAGGAAACGACGCGCGTACTGACCGAAGCAGCCGTTGCGGGCAAACGCGACGAACTGCGCGGCCTGAAAGAGAACGTCATCGTGGGCCGTCTGATCCCAGCCGGTACCGGTTACGCTTATCATCAGGATCGTATGCGCCGTAAAGCAGCTGGCGAAACG